In Pseudomonas sp. FP1742, the DNA window TCCGCGGCCAGCGCATCCTGCCACCCCCAACTGGCCGCCAGCACCAACGCGCTGGTGGCACCCACGCCTTTGAGGAAACCACGGCGGCTGAGGTTGCTCAGCGCAAAATCATTCGGTAGCTGGCTCATGCCTTGGCCTCTTTCAGGTGAGTGGATGCCTGGCGGATGGCGGTCTTGATTCGGTTATAAGTGCCGCAACGGCAAATGTTGCCGACCATCGCCTCTTCAATCTGCTCATCGCTGGGGTTCGGGTTGGTTTTCAGCAGCGCGGTGGCCGACATGATCTGCCCGCCCTGGCAGTAACCGCACTGGGCCACGGCGCTGTCGAGCCAGGCTTGCTGGACGACTTTGCCCACCGGGTCGGCATGCAGGTCGTCGATGGTGCTGACGTTCTGGCCAACTACCGAGCCGATCGGCGTGATGCAACTGCGCGCGGGCGCGCCATCGATATGAATGGTGCAAGCGCCGCACAGGCCCATGCCGCAGCCGAATTTGGTGCCGT includes these proteins:
- a CDS encoding (2Fe-2S)-binding protein — encoded protein: MITLKLNGKDHQLDVTEDMPLLWAIRDVAGYNGTKFGCGMGLCGACTIHIDGAPARSCITPIGSVVGQNVSTIDDLHADPVGKVVQQAWLDSAVAQCGYCQGGQIMSATALLKTNPNPSDEQIEEAMVGNICRCGTYNRIKTAIRQASTHLKEAKA